ATCCGCAACTCAGAAAACCAATATTTTTGCTTTCCATCCTGTGTTTGCTCTACTTCTACTACACTCTTCATCACACGAGATGGGAGATGTTTCTGATTCCCAAAAGCAACACCATACCTAATCTCATTTTCAACAACTCTTTTGTCGCATATGTAAGCATTTCTAAAAGCTGAAGCTTCTGTTTCTGGACCTTTCCCATCTTGGATGCTCTGTTCGGGACGAACAAGGTCACTCCATCTCACGTGCATATCTAGATACCTCACCTGCAAGGGAAAAGAACAACTTCTTCACTAAGATTAAACATCAGAAGAAACACTTGATCAGATGCAGCAAAAGCTTGTCACATAAAGGAGCTTAAATCTCTTTATCAATATATCTCAATCACCTGAAGCGCAAGCTGTGATGTGGTCTTACACATATCAACTGCAGCCCGCCAAACAAGCTGCCTATTTCTTTTGGCAGTCTCAGACCCTTCAGCATAATAAATACCAGGTATCTTTCTTACACCACCTGCAAGAGAATAAGCTGTTTAATGTAATCTCGTGGCATTTATATTTGTGTTCCACTGAAATTATGGTAAGATGTAATGGGATATTCCTTCTTTTCAACAAGTGAAAAATTGAAGATCTGCAGTACAAAAAAGGTAATGGGGGTATCTCAAAGACACCTTCAAGTGCAGCTTTCTTCACCATCCTTCGGGGTAGAGTCCCTTTCTGGAATATAAACTTAGAAATCAAGCCACCTCTCCACCAAGTGAAATCAGTTGGTACATCCTGGCTCTCATCAGCAGTGGCTTCAACAATAGCAGCCATTGGTTTCCTACCACGTCTCCCTGGTTTACGCTTTTGAGTTGATCCAGCAGCACCAGCAGCTGAATGAGTGATAGAAGACTCAAATGGTCCACCGTCAACAAGTTTTGTCCAATCCATAGAAAATGCAACGAGGCGGATATTCTCCTCAAACTACAAACATAAATCCATATACTACATTCATCAGCACAAAGAACATGACATTCTACAAATAAAAGCATATGTAGGAAGTAATAGATGTCAAATGTTAGACATATAACAAAGTatctattttttgaattattctAATAGCACGATGCAGTTAAATGCAGAGTTCCCAAATAAAGCCACAAATGGTTAGCCCTTCCAAATTCTATAGCAGCCTATAATTGCAAAATTCTGTTGGAATTCAAATAATGTGCAACCAAGAAATCAAGGCTGCAACTTAAGCAAATGGAATTTTCTGTTGGTTTCTGGATTTCATACTTCAGACCAAGATTGATAACCACAAACATGATCATAAGCACTTAGCCCACTTGCAGCAGAAAGAATACTCACTTAATGAACCAACGACGGGACAGAAATTACATGTGCAGATATCATGTATATCCTGCATCACATTACTCAAAAGCTGTTCACTGCTGATCCCTAATGGCAATAACTCCACATCCCCCTTTCTCTTTGCCATGCAAACCTTTCATTATTTTACCAAGTTACTTTGGCACAAAAGACAAAAGGCAAATTAAGATAAATTGGTTTCTTCAGTAATCCTCCACCAACTCTTATGGCTTTTGACCTCCCCTCCTAATCCAACAGCTTAGAATTTGTTGTATGTTTAGACATGACCCACCTAGTGTTCGTGAGGctaagaaaaatacccataatTAAGCAATGAATTTGCAATGGTGGAGGAACAGATGGTTGTTCGTCTCCCTGAGTTGTTACAAAGAAAGAACCTAGACACCAATTGCATTCCTTTCATGAGTAAGGCAAACCCTCTTAACACCATCCACGTAAAACACTTCACTGTGGTAGGTGTTAAGTTTTTCCAAATGAAGTTGCATTGGTATAGTGGCCTCCCAGAGATCATACATTTCTCTTTTGAATGCACTATTAAATGTGACACATCCTCCTTTCTGTGCTTCCAAAAAAATCTCTGGCTCTGTTGTGATACCATTGGAACCATCTAGTTTGCCAAGTAATGTTGTCACCCCCTCCACTTCCCAATCATTCAGAAATCTCCAGAAGGAAAGGtcccgcccttggattgcaacACCCACACACTCTTGCCTTAGGATTGTTGCATATAGTAAACAGATCAGAGAATAGTTCTTATACTCACTAAGAGGAGCTTGATCAACCATTATTCTTTCCAGAACTGAATCTTACTACCATTACTTACCTTGAGGTTTTGTGCTTCCAGCAGATGCCACAAGGTCCCTGATAAATTTCCATACTCCAGCTCCAAAGGGTTCTATGACTGTTTTAGTACACTACGAGCTTGTCTCACAAAACTTTGCCTTGATTACCTCCTTCCAAAGGGCATTTCCCTCATCATTATATCTCCAAAACCACTTTATCAATAAGCTATTATTCTGTAGCCTTAAATTTCTTATTCCCAATCTACCCTTTTTTGCGAAGTAATATTATTTCCCAGTTTACCAAGCAGTACCCCTTCCCTTCTTTGCAGTCTCGCCATAGGAAATTCCTCCTCAACTTATCCAGCTTCTTTACAACTTTGGAGGGGATGGGGACATCACATATGTGATGAGAGAGTCTAAAACAGAGTTTATTATCTCCTAGTGACAAGTATTGAGCATTCCACCTAGCTAGTTTTCATCTCTGTTTTTTCCACTATGTCTACCCAAATCTCCACTGCCTTGTGCTTGCTTGAGAATGGCATGCCAAGGTAAGTTGTTGGTATATCCTCCGCTCTACACCCTAGAGTGTATTTGCCAATTCTTGAATTTGAGGGACCTCCATGATGAGAAAAAGACTGTTTTCCCCCATTGACCCTCAAACCTGATGATGCTTCAATAACTGGCAGCAGTTGGCATTTTCCCCTTTATTATTGCACATAAAACATCACCTACATAATGACAtcccttttttctttaatttgcttTTAGTTAGATAAGCATTATGTGTGATCAGCCACATAAAACAGCATACCTTTGTAAGGTATCTTGATGCTTCCCTGACCAGTAAGTAGGGGTGCACCTCTGGCTATTAATTGCCTTGTAGCATTAATCAACATGGAACTGGTCATTCTTTTGCCTAATCCAGATAATGATGTCAGGTATCACATCATTTAAGACCACCTTGTCTAAACATTCAATAAGAGTCCTTCAAGGAACCTCTTAATCAAAACAATTTCGTAAAAGGCTTATACCTCACTTTGTTCCATTCCAACATCTATAATAAAGGTCCTATATTTTATCATCAAAGTTGTGTTTCCAATCCAAGTGTCTTGCCAAAACCTTGTAGGTCTGCCATTTCTGATCTTGATCTTTATGTTGGTTCCAAAATCTTGTTATAAGCTGCAAATGTGTTTCCTTATGCTGCCTACCAGTGTTTCAAGTATTAAAAGGGCTAGCAAATCACTGGGTTTTATTCTCTATATTTTTCAGAGATCAACATTCTCCACTAGCTTTGTTGCTTCTTCGCCATATATCCACTACCACTTCATTAGCGAGCAACAATTATGTGTTGCACCCAAGGATGTggcctagtggtcaatgaaaAGTGACTGAGTTGAACTCCCAATGGAGACAAAATCTCATTTGTCCTAGCCTTGGTGAACAGAGTTACCAAGTACCTATTGTTGGTAGGAGGTGATGGGTATCccgtggaattagtcgaggtaCGCGAAAGCTGGCACAGACACCATGATCATCCCAAGAAAACCATATTTTCTCAATTATGTACGTCAAGCAGAGACCTCCActtcttttctctttcaaaATCATGTTCCACTTTACCAAGTAAAAATCCTTCCTTTCCTTGTTGCCATAACACAAAAAGTTCTTCCTTGTTTTACGGAGGTTTTTCATCACAGTAACTGGTATTTAAATTAAAGACCTCGCTGTTGATACGAATCCTGCCTCCCAAGGATAAGTAATGTATTTTCCACATAATATGTTTCTTTTTACATTTCTTCGATCTTTTGCCACCTGTTTTTCCTTGAATGTAGACCCTAATAAAAGGTATTCTAAGGAGATCATCAGTCTGACAACCTAAAACATAACCAAGTCTGTATAAATCTAGCACCTCGTTAGCAAAAACATGAGTCTTTTCTCTAGTTAAGCTTCAAACCATCCACAACTTCAAGAAGTAATAAAATCAATCATAGATAACTCAAATGTGACTTCTCTGCTCCACATAACATGAGAGTATTTTTTCCTGCAAACTGAATGTGAGAGACTTCCACCCAGAATAGTCATAAGCCCAAACTCAAAAATGCTTAATCATCGGTAAAGAAAAACCTTATATACTAATAACCTAAGACCATCATGATCTTCCATAACCaggtttttttgttgttatctGTTATTTCTTGTACTTCAATAACTTCTTTTTCTGGACTGTTTTTCCTTGATCCAAGCTAAGGGTCTAgcagaaacaacctctctacctctaaGGTAGGGGAAAGCAGGGGCAGACCCACGTTGAGTCCAGGGTGTTCACCCGAACACCCTTGGCAAAAAAATACACGATATATATAAGgtaattttaagtattttgtAGATGCATGTATTTTGAACCCCCTCTGtaacatataaaaatagatGGCTCAATGGTAAAACCCCTAATATATTAAGCTGCACGCCCCAAGTTTGAATCCCTGCaacaacattatttattttcctttatagtttcaatttatttttgttttaaaaaatccgTTCTGTTTTCAagcattttttatttcaaaaatgtgCCAAAAGTGTGGTTTATaacccaaaaaaattcaaagggCCCATTTCGAAAGACTTatttacacatttttatttttatttttcgaaccTCCTGAACGAAAATTTTGGGTCCTCCACTGGGGGAAAGGTCTGtttacactctaccctccctaAACGTCACTCTGTGGGACTACACTAGTATGTGGTTGAAtttattattacaaaaaaaaacgtAGAGCTACAACATTTACTCCACCCAATTCATTTGTTGTTGAACCCCATGCCTTTCACCAAACTAAGAAAGTATGACCAGCTAACATGATCAAAAGCCTACTCTAATGCCCAGCTTGCATATAACCCCGCCTCCTCTTGTCTCATTCTGCTTCTTAGGCATTCATATGAACGAGTACTGTATCCAAATTGATTATAGACTACTTTTTTTGGAATCCTACTTCCAAAGGTGATTTCTCTTTTGGGAGCTGCCACTCCTCTTTGACAGGCTCCACCATCTTTTCCTAAAACGGGAAGTTACAATCTCCAAATAGACGCATTTCACTAAACACTATATGCTCCCTTCCTAAAGTGGATGTGGAGGATATCAATAATCTATTCTTAAAATGTAATGTTACATGTGTAATTTagctttttttccctttaatcCCAGGGCATCAAATGAGCTTTGAGCTCCCCGGATTTCCTCCTCACTTGGCAAAAGACAGACATGACAAAATCTTCCCACAAAAGAACACTATCCCTGTTGTTATATGATGGGGTCATGTGAAAGGAAAGATATTCTAGAGTCTTCAAAGAAGGGTCAATATTGTGAACCTTaaacctaaatatataattcatatgATGAACATGGATGTACATTTTTGCTAACAATGTTATAGAGTCGGTTATCAACACATACTTTTCTTAGCTCTTGATACTCTCTACAATGTTCTCTTTATGAACAAACTTACTCCAACATTTTGCTGGcaacatcaattaaatattcATGTTACCTACCAAAATGTATACATTTCGAAAGAAATATCCATAGAatcgaaaaaaaatatgatcgacacaaaatataaatgtgtaGGCTTGTCAACATGAGCTCCTTAACTTATTTAAACATCGTTATGTCACATCAATTGTCAGACATTTTCAGATTCAATTATAAGTGCATCTTCAGTTAAATGAATTACGCTACCAAGAAGCCCCTAGTACTACTAACATAAAGTACTATTCAATgctcaaaaaaaataaacaaaatacaatTCTTATCAACTAGTATGGTGAATCGAGAAGTGGCAACAAACATTTTAAGAGAAACAATGGGAAAAAAAGTCGATATCACACTAGCTAACACTAACATATACAAAATTCTGCAAAAAACTTACTTCGAGCAAAAGAGACTTTATCAGACTGCAACTAGAAGCTTGTTCTGCCTGTTTACGCCATTGCTTTCTAAAAGCTGCACTCTGAAAAGGGCCACCTGTCAGGCCAGTTAAGCTCTCCTCCATCAATATAATATATGTGGCAATACCAAAAAGACTTCCCTCACCACCCTTTGCAGGACGTAGACCACTAAGTATCTTCACAGCCCCCTTAATGGCATTTGATGCTGCAGCATTCAACAAGCACCCTCTCTTACTAGCCACAATAGCCTTACAACTAAGACACCAACTACATCTTTCCCTTGGTACTTCCACGAGTTTCTTTTCTGTATTCGGCCAAAAAAAACGCACTGCTACTGCTGAGAAAGCTTTAGCTTGAAGCAGAAAACTTGCAGATATTTGTTTACGCCTATTGTCTGAAACACGAGTCTCAGATCCCTGATTTTCTTCAGAAGAAAGGATAGCTAGACTAGCAGCAGCAGATGCCGCAAATTCTCCATGCAGGTAACTATTTATATATCCTTGAGGTTTGAAAGATGAACCCATGTATAAGCAACCTCTTCCGTGGGACACCATGACACCAGCATAAGTACCATTAATTAGTTCCAAGTAGTTACTGTGGCTTGAACTATGTATAGCAGTCTTTACCAAATTTGGGCCATCTTGTTCAGTCCACTCAGAAGGAATAAGTTGATGGTCAGCTGAACCAGTACATGCAATGGATTTCACTTGAATTTGTTCAGATGGAAACGAATCCATAGGTGTGTTACTCTGTTTTGCTATAGAATCAATATTTGCTAGACAGAGACCATCAGGTCGGGAAACTGCACCAAGATTCTCATTCTGCATAGGTTCCATCGGGAAGTTGCCTAGAAGAGCATTTCCTGGACCATATCCAGTGACACAACTTGCAGTATTCTCCACCCCAGGGCTTTGTGATGACGTAAGGCAACCACCTGTTGTGCCTTCTCCTTGCCTCCTAATTTCAGAAAGTCCATCATTGGGGAATATGATATTGGCTGGAAGTTTCCAGTACTGAATAATTCCTTTGCATATTTCCAAATATAAGGAATAATGCTGCACATTGGCATTGAGCGCATGTAGGACCTTGGGTATGTCTTTGTCATAGTAGTATCTGACACTACAATCTGACCCAGCCAAAGTCTTCAACCTATAATAGACgattaaaaattacattaaaaagagAGACAGAGGAAGATTTCAGCATGAACTACTTAAGATTAAGGGATTTATATATCTCCACCGAGAATATCCCATAATCAAATACTGCAATTTAACAGAGCCAATAAACATAGAAGTTGAGAGACGTACACAAGTAGATGATTGCAAGTACCCATAAAGACTTGTCCATAGGAATCAACACCAAACACCTCTGATCCTTTCAGCGTTGTTCCCCTTGTAATTTTGGGCTCAAGCTCATTGACTGTGCACTCAGGGCAATACCATGCTCCTTCGGGTATATACATCTTGCAAACACCAATGCACCTACCATGGTAAGATGATGGACAGCCATCACAGCAAAGTAATGTTCCATCCATACCGCAGAGACGGCACTCATCACCATTACCATCTTGATCAACATCACGAATGGAATCTTGTCCACTAACTTTGAGACCCAAAGAAATAGTATTAGAAGAGATATTTGTTTCACTGTTTTCTTTACTAAGCTTGATGGCTTCCTGGTCCTTGCAAGCAGAAGTTTTAGAGTACCGTGGATGCACTCTGCGTGGTCCAACAACTGGGGCAAAAACTGTACCACCATCTGAATCAATTCCTACCTCTGATTCCTCGCGCATATCAATTTCTTCTCTTAGCTCTTCAGAATCTAGGACACTGTCGCACAAGATCTGCAGAACTATGAGTTTCTTCCCAGCAGACAATGAGTAGTATTCCTTCTCCAAAGTATGGGGATAAAAACCTTTCCAACCATGTTCATCAGTGTACCCCATTCCCGTTAAATAGTGAACTAGATAAGTAGCCCAAGTCATTGTATCAAGCAAGCTCCAATCAATGTTCCTACGACCAGGCACAATAGTTAAGCTCCCAAAATGTAAACTACTATATTGTATAATCATACAGAAACCTAAATAAGAAATCCTGAAAGCACAACTACACTGGTTCTTGCTTATACTgaaataaatacattaattacgcATTTCAAGATCTCCTCCATGAAAAATACAGTGACAGGAAAGTCAACAAAAGTGAATAACTGCTACTGCTTGCAAAAATGATACATAATCATCAGAAAAAATATTCAAGCACAAGGGCAGGACAAATTGCAGTGGTTGGGGAACagtaaagaaatttcaaaagtaaTTGCAGCAAATGGAAGTTGAACCACCCAATCATGCAGGCACCCAAATGGCCCTGGAAACACATCTAGATTCTGGAAGGCCAAGATACCACACAAAGTGGCCTGTTTAATGTGGTTACTGGCTAAGGAAGCTGCGATGACACATGAGAATTTGATGGAGAGGGGGATTCCACTATGCGCTGGATGCTTTTTTTTGTGGGGAACCTGAAGAGACAGTCGATCAGGCGTTCATCCATTGCAAGGTCACTGGCCAATTGTGGAATCCATTTCTAAGGCTCAAAAACATCTCATGGGCCATGCCTAGTAGTATTTCAGAGGCCTTGTACAGTTGGGAAGAAGCAGGATCACAAGCAAAGAACAGAAGCAACTGGAAAATCATTCCTGCTGCGATTTGGTGGACTATATGGAATGAGAGAAATCTTAGAGTTTTTGAGAACAGGAAGAGTAATATGCATCAAGTAAAACTGAATTGTATTCTAACTTTGTGTTTTTGGTTTAATCAGATTTACTCTAATGACACTGTCTCTATTATTGATGTTTAAGACTCATTATAGGGATAGGACAGTGCCTTTAGAGTTCATAATGTAAATATGGTTTTCAGTACAAACTCGCCCAAGAGCAGATCCCAAACATACAAACAATGTCATACCACGATTAATTAAGACAACTAAACTGTCAGGAAAGTATGGCATTCAATGCCTTAATACAGGCAAAGTCAAACTGCATAAGGACATACTGTAATGGAACTTCATGTCATAAACCATCATTTGTATTCTTCTTCTGACAAGTTATCTAGCTTTTAGTCTATTTTACTATGTCGGTGTCATAATCAAGGCATTCTTCAAGTTCAATGATGCATTTTTTGGAAGGACAGCATGACAGGAAGCACCTCCCAAAGGattcaaaaccaaaaaaacatTAAAGTAGAACTGACTAAAACTAGGTCCAACAGATCTTCAAAAAATACCCTAAATGAAATAGGCAAATATACTCACCTTAGGCATTTTGATGCAAACTCAGAACCATCAGATGACAGCTTCTCAAGGTGACGCCTCAAAACACGCATTAGAGCAACATGAACAGAGTCCAGCAACGAGTTTGGAACAGAACAGCTGAGTGCACCCACAAAGTCATCAAGCCCAAAGGGACTCAGAAACAATGTGGTACTAAATGTCCGTAAAAAGCTATAAATGGACAAAAGGTGTGATACATACTCCTCTGGAATACCAATATTGCCAGAAGATGGAGGCAGTTCAGGTGCAGGAACAAGAGGTTTTTCCACCTCGGAACTTAAATCCTGCTCCTCGTCATCTTCAGAAAAATCGCTCAGTGAATCGGCATCAGTATATACTTGCATCTTCTCAAGTTTAACAGGACAATCATTCCTCAAGTCACTCGAAACTGGCACTTCTACAATCCTATCAACTACAGCACTTACTGGCTCAGCCTTAATCTCAACCTGAGAAGCAACATCCTTTACCTCACTACCTGTCAACATTTCATTCAACTTTTTCTTCCTATCCAACCATTCACCAACCAACTCATCCTCGTCAACCAAAACCTCGTCCAATTCACCCGTATCCAAATCTTCGCTATCACCATCATCATATTCAACCCTATACAACCCCGAATCATACAACATAATCTTCCCCAAAAACAACCCATTTCCCTCAAATTCCTTCCTCACATACCTACCCACCAATGATTTAGGCTTCAACCCAACAGCCCTTTTCTTTCCATCCTGATCAACCTCCACATTTGTAACAtcctttcttctccttttcctcCCTCTCCGTTCTGATCTCACCACACCACCCTCCATTCCACAAACCCAACTCAAATTCCAATACGATTCACACCATACACCAAAAAAATCCACCAAAATCAAAATCTGGGGTTCCTTCCCCTCACTCAACAATCGCACTTTCCCAACAAAAATCCACTAAAATTTTACCCTTTTACAAATTCTTCCTTCAGatcgcaaaaaaaaaaaaaaaaatcagcacAATCTTACCATTTTTTACAAATCTAAAACTACCCTTTACAGAAAAAAGAAAGTTCAACATACATAAACACACAAACACCatataaaacacataaaaatcttacctttttaagaaaaaaccGCAAGCACCGCCATTGAATAGCCAAATGGGATAATGAAAATGTATAGATAAGAGAAAAGGGGAAAAGGGGTTATAGCCCTAAATACCAAAAGGCAAAATCAAGATTCTTCAGTAGCCAAAGTTTAATGGTGTGGGCTTTCtggatattattttcattaccCAAAGCATTACTCAGTGAGTCaatgattcaaaaaaaattagtcatttcaatgttttgattgttttacgaggaaaatattttccactaCCTAGTTATTTTTCGTTTGTGATATTGGacgataattatttttaaaaattacttaaatatttgattgttttatgaggaaaataattttcatcgAATAGGGAGGGAAATGACTTTCCTCGCTTTTTCGGCGATcgttatttttcattataactATCATAGTCCTGACCATAGTTATTTTTCGTTACAGTTATTGTAACTTTCGGTTACGTACGACGGTTTCAAccaacatttaaaaattattaatttttagtaattggtttttttatttaagtgataattaatttattaaacgtTATTAttgatcataaataaataagtaattacaaatatttattatgacTCAGATCATATCTATTACATTATCTGACTCTAGATAATTCAAATTGacaatttttatgtatttattttaatttaaaaatatgtttatcgTTTGACTAGACGAAATTAAACTTTTGCTTGTTAAATTGTATCTGTacttttaaatatgaaaaaataaatacatgttGATATGTTATACGGTAAATTGCAATACTTTTTAATGAGTATCATTCTTGACTAATGTTAAAGTTGTAATTGTGAACGATTCTTTAATATATTCAAcatcaaatataattaaaaaaaattacaattcgcgactttaaaaaatatcatagtaACTCTAAATTGTATACAAGACATTCAAACAACTTACACAATTATATCgtagtattaataataacatatattcAATCATCAAAAACTCtactaaatatatgttaattctCGTAAGATTAACTTTTATTTCACAGCACTAATGTATACATAACTAATACGTGGcttaattatgtaatattttgtatgtcgttaaaattcacaaaaaaaaatataatatacattaataacttaatattgagaaaaaataattatcattcatAAAATTCTATTAATACATGTTAAAAACCTATATTAATTACATTTATAATTGTTGAAATTCATTCaccattaattaaatatctcaaatttaaatttctatacGTACATACTTACCTATAACGCAATGACTCTAAATCCAATCAACCTTATTATAAATAtctgacaaaaaaaataacatttaagtaataaaaagggggtgggggtggggggaacAAAAAGGGCAAAAAAACTAATCACCATATAGTGagtcaacttttatttttatttttttatgttctcaATTTACACCTACCAAATAACAGGAAACTAATTGGCGGGaattaaatgatttaataattttgtgtTACCCGCCAAACATCTttgtaacttttaaaaaaaaataccctaaaatattttgcaaacaatttatattcttttggaatttttcaaTGATTACCATATTTTATGAATTGAGTATTAGTATGTCCAATGCTAAGTAACAATTACTACTCaattaaatatgtttaaatttgtCTAGAATTTTTAAAGGTATATTTGATTTAGATAgttaaattacaatttattttaattaatacatgaTAAATTGTTTATATTATCTTGTGGAGTTGTTGTTATTGATCAGTTTGACTATTTAATAGACGCTTCAAAATATGTGTGAGAGTTCTTTTTCATGtgtttaagaaataaatttcatttgaacCCTTGAACACGTCATAATTAGTGTCAGAGCAGTATTCAAGGGAATGTCATCGGATTCACGTGAACCATGCACTCCTCcttaaatattgaaatatacGTGAATGCACACTCGGAGTATCATTTAATACGATGATGATTGGGTGCGCCTCTCTACGTGAGGttagaaatttgatttttatctttatcttattttatttttctttctaaaattatataacaCCTCCTTAAGTGGTTATTGGTAGCACTTTTGACATTTtaaactaattttatatatgtgtgtgtgtgtgagagagaatTAATTTTGGAcctataatatttaaaaattaacattttttttgtaataagaACCTAAATATTGAGCAGATCAAATTTATATCTCAGACCAATCTTTTTATAAAAGTGTGTTCATCatctgtcacgatccaaatcgggccgcgactggcacccacacttaccctcctatgtgagcgaaccaaccaatctaaaccttaacatttcaatataatatcaacagaaagtaatgcggaagacttaactcattaataaaaaccaattcaataacttctaaaaactcaacaactattattatccccaaaatctggaagtcatcatcacaagaacatctacttcaaattactaaactaagagtattctaagaaactaaaataagtaaaagctagtccatgccggaagttcaaggcatcaagacatgaagaggaagatccagtccaagctagaagcattagcttgccctgatatccggagtaatgaagactggctagagttgcggttgagttgaagacgatggcacgtttgctgcactccacaaataacaaagaagaaaacataaaagtaggggatcagtacaaacacaagtactgagtaggtatcatcggccaactcaaaatagaaaacagtatatatcagataacatcataaaatcaactaatatccttagcatgcagcatttacagttaccataacccttggttacaacaccaagcacatcaataaggactcacgcctcctcatcatactcatttgggaattaggttcatta
The DNA window shown above is from Solanum lycopersicum chromosome 11, SLM_r2.1 and carries:
- the LOC101266795 gene encoding DDT domain-containing protein PTM isoform X1, translated to MEGGVVRSERRGRKRRRKDVTNVEVDQDGKKRAVGLKPKSLVGRYVRKEFEGNGLFLGKIMLYDSGLYRVEYDDGDSEDLDTGELDEVLVDEDELVGEWLDRKKKLNEMLTGSEVKDVASQVEIKAEPVSAVVDRIVEVPVSSDLRNDCPVKLEKMQVYTDADSLSDFSEDDEEQDLSSEVEKPLVPAPELPPSSGNIGIPEEYVSHLLSIYSFLRTFSTTLFLSPFGLDDFVGALSCSVPNSLLDSVHVALMRVLRRHLEKLSSDGSEFASKCLRNIDWSLLDTMTWATYLVHYLTGMGYTDEHGWKGFYPHTLEKEYYSLSAGKKLIVLQILCDSVLDSEELREEIDMREESEVGIDSDGGTVFAPVVGPRRVHPRYSKTSACKDQEAIKLSKENSETNISSNTISLGLKVSGQDSIRDVDQDGNGDECRLCGMDGTLLCCDGCPSSYHGRCIGVCKMYIPEGAWYCPECTVNELEPKITRGTTLKGSEVFGVDSYGQVFMGTCNHLLVLKTLAGSDCSVRYYYDKDIPKVLHALNANVQHYSLYLEICKGIIQYWKLPANIIFPNDGLSEIRRQGEGTTGGCLTSSQSPGVENTASCVTGYGPGNALLGNFPMEPMQNENLGAVSRPDGLCLANIDSIAKQSNTPMDSFPSEQIQVKSIACTGSADHQLIPSEWTEQDGPNLVKTAIHSSSHSNYLELINGTYAGVMVSHGRGCLYMGSSFKPQGYINSYLHGEFAASAAASLAILSSEENQGSETRVSDNRRKQISASFLLQAKAFSAVAVRFFWPNTEKKLVEVPRERCSWCLSCKAIVASKRGCLLNAAASNAIKGAVKILSGLRPAKGGEGSLFGIATYIILMEESLTGLTGGPFQSAAFRKQWRKQAEQASSCSLIKSLLLEFEENIRLVAFSMDWTKLVDGGPFESSITHSAAGAAGSTQKRKPGRRGRKPMAAIVEATADESQDVPTDFTWWRGGLISKFIFQKGTLPRRMVKKAALEGGVRKIPGIYYAEGSETAKRNRQLVWRAAVDMCKTTSQLALQVRYLDMHVRWSDLVRPEQSIQDGKGPETEASAFRNAYICDKRVVENEIRYGVAFGNQKHLPSRVMKSVVEVEQTQDGKQKYWFSELRIPLYLIKEYEEKVGKDLPSANKPTSAFMQKKPLRAPWAPCKDIFSYLVQKRDGNDKYCCVSCQTDVLFRNAFKCNTCKGLCHEHCTVSSTVDATNTCKQCNQNRALSQGKCIDESPKSPLLLQGKYLPKSVSANKGLNVSNFNRPSASVATLKHSSAMKHGNSSNSTAKTKRNSRNLGVIWKKKSEDAGTDFRFRNILLKGNPDGESLIPTCHLCRNPYDPYLMYIRCETCSNWFHADAVGLQESKVNDVMGFKCSRCRRTRIPICPYLNPESKKQLEEKRMRTKALKIDNSDMEFGSGMISELHMDDEMSTQVVPSTEDNVYQEDDYSHFVSTSEEFSEQFPEADCEWNAAAMSVLGPKKLPVRRHVKNENDLDSSLASNPPNADFFGGNIMISAEEIPANVERGAKLPVRRNGGMDKDSDTPFANNPTNVELSTPVEVEWDTSRNGFEEGIMFEYDDFQYDDMEFEPQTYFSFNELLASDDCGPPDGSANLTDNVDTSLGFPSDGLSDMSYFQHEHALSIDSAAVTVPCKMCSHSEPCPDLCCQMCGIWIHSHCSPWVEEVFGETGWRCGHCRDWR